A section of the Sceloporus undulatus isolate JIND9_A2432 ecotype Alabama chromosome 3, SceUnd_v1.1, whole genome shotgun sequence genome encodes:
- the FAM47C gene encoding LOW QUALITY PROTEIN: putative protein FAM47C (The sequence of the model RefSeq protein was modified relative to this genomic sequence to represent the inferred CDS: deleted 1 base in 1 codon; substituted 1 base at 1 genomic stop codon) — PSPNPTPPPKHPPPPTPPQPPPPPPPTRPPPHPPPPPPQPPTLPLPTPPTQPQRHLNPPPTTQPSPPPPPPPPPPPPTPPPPPPPSPPPPPPPPPPHHTPPNPQPPTXKNPPPTKPPPPPPPLAHTTPPPPFPPPPPPPTQPPPPRPPPQPPTTPPPPPPPPPPPPPTPPPPPNPQQTKRTPPHHNRPPTPTNHPPSPPHPPHHPLPPPTPPPPPPPTPPHPPHPQTPPPPPPPTPPPPPTFTTKTPPPPPNPTRPTPTPPPNPPQPPPPHPPTPPPTPPPSPPNPPPPPHHHPHTHQHPPTQTPPTPPPNPPHPPPPPPNHPTPPPHNPPPNPAEHTLPKLHPPPQSSPPPTHTTPPPNSPHPPPTPPPTHPPTPLHPTTPPTQTHHPPAAPHPPPPPPPHPPPPPPPPPTYPHHPHPPPPPPPPPPRPPTLTPTPPLPPPTTSPNPSPPPHPPPPPPPPTKPP, encoded by the exons CCTTCACCCAACCCCACACCACCCCCCAAACACCCTcccccaccaacccccccccaaccacccccaccccccccccccacccgcccccccccccaccctccacccccccccccccaaccacccacCCTCCCACTACCCACCCCACCCACACAACCACAACGACACCTTAACCCACCCCCCACAACCCAACCAtcaccaccccccccacccccccc accacccccccccccaacacccccccccccac cacccccctcaccgccccccccccccccacccccccccccccaccacaccccaCCAAACCCCCAACCCCCTACCTAAAAAAACCCACCCCCAACaaaaccccccc ccccacccccccccctcgcACACacaaccccacccccccccttccccccccctcccc ccccacccacccaaccacCCCCCCCACGACCACCACCCCAACCCCCAACCACACCACCCCCCC caccaccccccccccccccccccccccccaccccaccacccccacccaaCCCACAACAAACCAAAcgcacc CCCCCACACCACAACCGCCCCCCAACACCCACAAACCACCCACCatcccccccacacccccctCACCACccacttcccccccccaccccaccccccccaccccctcccacacccccccacccaccccac cctcaaacaccccccccccccccaccccccacacccccccccccccccaccttcacaaccaaaacccccccccccccacccaaccccacccgccccacccccacccccccccccaaccccccccaacccccccccccccatccccccacacccccccccacaccccccccttccccacccaatccacccccacccccccaccaccacccccacaccCACCAACACCCCCCCACCcaaaccccccccaccccaccccccaacccaccccacccaccaccacccccccccaaccacccaaccccacccccccacaacCCACCACCAAACCCCGCAGAACACACCCTCCCAAaactacacccccccccccaatcttcaccaccccccacccacacaaccccccctcccaactccccccacccaccccccacccccccccccacacacccacccaccccactccaccccaccacACCCCCCACACAAACCCACCACCCACCAGCCGCCCCCcaccctcccccacccccccccccccacccccc gcccccacccccccccccacccacctatccccaccacccccacccaccccctccccccccacccccccccccccgccctcccaCCCTCACCCCAacccccccactccccccccccaccacatcccccaacccctccccccccccccacccacccccccctccccccccccccacaaaaccccca